Genomic window (Marinifilum sp. JC120):
TGTGCCTCAGCTACGGTCATCTCGGCAGGAAGAGAGAACACCACAGTCCGGGGAGTCATAATTTGCTCAACAATCTTGTCGTCCAACGACAGGATGTTGGCAATTGAGAGGGCTTCATACGGTTTGATCGCCCCGGATCTCCTGGTCAAGCTGACCATAGCTCTTATATCATCTTCCGTGGCCTGCGGACCATCTCCTTTCCTATGAACAAGGCGAGAGAAAATACCACAGATCCAAATGACCGGAAGGAATATCCAAATTAAAATTTCCATGGGCCGAGCCAAAACCCGTCCCAGCGGTTCACAATAAACAATGCCGATAGTCTTAGGCAGAATTTCAGAGAGAATGAGAATGATGATAGTGAAGCCGAGGGTGAACCAAGGCAGGGTTTCCGCGCCGTACACAGTGGCCCATGCGGCTCCGGCAAACGCGGCTCCGGCAGTATGGGCAATGGTGTTAAGGGTAAGAATGGCAGTGATGGGCCTATCCACATTGGAGCGCAGCTTATGCAAAATCGCTCCGGACTTGTGGCCTTCCTTGCGCAGGGTTTCAATCCTGCTCCACGGAAAGGAGTAAAATACGGCTTCACTGACTGAACAGTAGGCAGAAATAAGTGTGGCAACACTAACGGAAAGTATTAATTCCAGCATTAAATTTTGAGTTAAAGTTATTAAATGACGCCATCCGGCATCTTTTTGATACTGGCATCAGTACCAGAAGGCAGATAGTGGCGCAATAGAAATAGGGCTAGTAAAGCCCGATTCCCTACGGTTTCGCTATAAAATAAAATTTTAAAATAAAACTAGCAAGAGTTCAAACAGTTAGAGCATAAAAAAAAGACATTGACCTTTTGGGCTTCACAACTAAAATATGCGCGCGATGCCAAACACAAATCACAAAGTAATATTCAGGCTCAGTGCCCTCGGAGACGTGGTCCTGACCACCGGACCAATTGAGTATTGGGCCAAGAAGTACAATTGCACCTTCACGGTCATTACCAAAATTTCCAGCAGCCCTGTATTAGAAAGTAATCCTCATATCACAAATGTCATCTGCCTTGATAAAAAAGATCTTGGTGATCTGGCATGGATTAAAAAAGCCGGTGAGATTGCTACTGAATACGAAGGCTGCGAGCTCATAGACCTGCACTCCACCCTGCGTTCCAGAATTCTTGGTGCACGGTGGAAAGGAAAGGTCTCACGCTACAACAAATTTTCCCTTGAACGCCGCATTTTCAAGGCGACTCGATCCGCAAAGCTGGACGACAAACTATCCCAACTGCGGGTCACCCAACGTTATGCCTCCGCCCTCGAAGAAAGTATACCGACTGCTTCCGAGCTGCTTCCCCGTATCTATCTGACTGAAGACGAAAAAAGCATAGCCCGCACACTAATTGAAGAACATGATTTGGGTAAGGACTTCATAGCACTGCATCCATATGCCACCCACCCGGACAAGGCGTGGCCTGCGGAAAACTGGCACACGCTCATCAATCTGCTCAATGAATCCGGCATAAAATGGACCATAATTGGTCGCGACGACAATGTTTTTGAGCCACAAGGACCGGGATGCAATTTCACCAGCCAATTACGATTACGCGAAACCTGCGCCCTGCTGGAGAAATCCGCATTGCTCATAACAGGTGATTCAGGGCCCATGCACCTTGCGGCTTCTGTAGACACCCCGGTGATCGCCATGTTCGGACCCACCTCGAAAGCTTGGGGATTCTACCCTGCCGGGCCGCGTGATGTTGTTCTGGAATCTGAAATGGATTGCCGTCCCTGTTCCCTGCACGGGAAGAGCAACTGCAAGAAAGACCGGGAATGTCTGCGGAAAATTAAGCCAGAAGATGTGCTTGAAAAGATTTTAGACTTGATGCGCTAACGCGCTATAAAGAATGAAAAGAGTTTGCCTTCGGCGCCCCTGCCGGGGGCCTTAAACCCTTTTCCAAAAGGGTTTAAGAAAACCAAAACGTTTCATTGGGCTTCGCCACTATTATTTCCAATATTTACTTATCTCAACAGCACGTTCCGCCATGCATTCTGCAACAGCTTTCGGAACCAATCCAGAGACATCCAGCCCTTTTTTCCACTCTTCGCGCACGAGAGTAGAACTGATTACAAAATCAAAATCTCCGATTATGTAAATCGACTTCCCGTCCTTTAGCTTCCAGATGTTATGCTCGGCCTGTTCGGCATCAGGAAAAATACTTTTCAACTTCTGCTCCATGGAACCATGATCCGCCACAGCTCTGCTAACAGCAACAATGTTGGCTAGCTCAGGAATTTGCTGCCAATCCTTCCAAGTCGTAAAAGCTTCCAACGAATCCTGCCCCATGATGAAGTAAAGTTCGGCATCGGGATAACGGCGTGCGGCCTCACGCAAAGAATCGATAGTATAAGTCGGACCGTCTGCGGAAATATCAATATCGCTACTTTCCAAGCCCGTACACCCCTCTACGGCTTTTTCCACCAATTCATAACGTAACGTAGCAGGAAGCATTTCGCTCTGCCCTTTATGATAAGGATTCCCTGCTGGAACCAACAGGATCTTATCAAGACCAAGACGCTTTCTAACCCCTTGCGCAACATCAATATGCGTAGAATGTACAGGATTAAAACTGCCGCCGAATAAACCTATTTTCATAAGAATGCCCACTCAAAAAAACAAATCCCACGCAATATTTAACGTGGGTAAAATTTAAATGCTCCTTATGCCGTAACGTACCCAGCAGCGAAGCTTACTAAAAAGTTTTGAAGGGATGGGGTCTGGGGAAGGGAAACTTTTCCAAAAGTTTCCCTTCCCCAGCCGCCGGAGGCAAATTTAATTACGTACATCCCAATTACCAAGCAAAACAAACTTAGTACTGGTAAGCTCAGTCGCTCCCATGGGGCCGTAGGAATGCAGCTTAGAGGTAGAAATTCCGATCTCCGCACCGAGTCCGAGCTGTCCGCCGTCGTTAAAACGGGTGGAAGCGTTAACCCCAACCATGGAAGCATCAACTTCGCGGATAAAACGCATGGCCCTTGCATGATCCTTGGTAAGGATCACTTCACTGTGATTGGAACCGTAGCGCGCAATATGATCCTGAGCTTCATCCTGATTGCTGACAACTTTCACGCACAGGATCAGATCGAGATATTCCATACCCCAGTCATCAAAATCTGCGGCAATGGCTTTTACGCCCAGCAAAGGCATGGCCCGAGGGCAACCTTTCACGGTAACACCGTAGCCTCCCAGCAAAGTACCGAGAGATGGCAAAATTTCTTTAGCAATATCTTCATGAACAAGCAGGCACTCCAAAGAATTGCAGGCCGCTGGCTTCTGAGTTTTTGAGTTCATGATGATGTCCATGGCTTCAGGGATTTCACAATCCCTATCCACATAAATGTGGCAGACACCCTTATAATGTTTGAGCACAGGCATGGTCGCCTGCGACACAACCGCACGGATCAGGCCTTCACCGCCGCGGGGAATGACAACATCAATGTATTCATCCAGCTTGAGCAGTTCGCTGACAGCCTCACGGTCAGTAACCTCTACAACCTGCACCGCTTCAGCTGGCAGATCGGCCTTACCAAGAGCTTTCTGCAACAGGGAAGCAAGAGCAAGATTGGAATGAATTGCCTCAGACCCACCACGCAGAATTACCGAGTTTCCGGCCTTGAGACAAAGCACGGCAGCATCAACAGTAACGTTGGGGCGCGATTCAAAAATCATCATGATCACGCCTAGGGGGATGCGCATCTTACCGACCATTATGCCGTTGGGACGACGTTCCATCTTTTCAATTTCGCCCACAGGATCAGCCTGTCCCGCAACCTCGTTACAACCCTGAATCATATATTCAAGTACTGCCGGGGTAATTTCCAAACGCTGCAACCGAGCCTGATCAAGGCCGCGTTCTTTGGCAGCATCCAAATCTTTTTTGTTCTCTGCAAAAATAAATTCTTTTTCCTGCTCCAGCAAACCGGCCAATTCAACTATGGCCGCGTTTCTTGCAGCTCCATCTGCACAGGCTATCTTACGGGAAGCTTCCTTGGCCTTCACGGCCACAGCTTTCATTGCTTCAAAATGGCTCATTATTCTACCTCAAAAACATTTATATTGACTTAAATATCATTTTTTCCGCCGATTGATTCTTTTTGGCTACTAAGGATATTGCAAAAAAGTCAACTACCATTTACCAATGATAGCCATCGGCAAGGGGTATTGATGAAAAACATATAAAATATTTTTTTCTTTTTTTGTCACCTTTTTCAACCACTTTAGCAATTAGTCTTAATTTTCGGCATGTTATTTTAAGATTTCGTTTTTGACCTTTTTGTCAGACTGCATTATAAAGCGCACTTCAACTTGTATAAAATTTTCATGGAGGCTTTCCTTTAAAATGGAAGAACAAAACAACACACAGGACATTCTGAATCAGGTTCACGAATCCACACCCGACACCCTGCATCCTCTGCTCGACTTCATAATCAAGAACGGGAAGATGATTGTAGCCGGGATAGCAGCGATTATTCTTATTGCCGGCGGAGTTTCCGGCTTCAAGTATATGAACCAGCAGAAAATGCTCAAAGCACAGAGCGAAATGGGAACTATCCTGATCAAGTTCAGCGGAGCAAAACAGGCAGAAGCTCTGGCCGCTTTTGAAAAAGATGCTCCCGCTTCCATGAAGCCCGCAGTGCAGCTCGCCCTTGCCAAGGCATGGATGGACGCCGACAGTTTTGCTGATGCAAAATCCGTATGGGCTGATATTGCCAAAACTTCTCCCATACTGGCACCTGTTGCCGGTCTCGGACAGGCTAAATGCTTGATGCTTGAAGATAAGGCAAACGAAGCAATCACTATCCTGCAAGGCCTCAAAGAGAGTGCAGGACCAGCATTTGCTCCTTCCATCAACAGACTGCTGGCTGATGCTGCGGAAAAATCCGGAAATATCCAGCTCGCAGTACAGGCTTATCAGGGACTGATGACCAGTTCCCCTCAAGAAGCTTCTTTCTTTGAGTTCAAAATCAAAGAACTCAAAGCGAAACTCTAAATTCAATACAGGCTGATCATAAGTGTACGACTATATGATCAGATGAGCAGTAAAACGGGGCTCCGGCATTAACCATAGGGGCCGGATCCCCGCTTAAACTCGCCAGTCGTGCGTTTGTGAACATTCTGTTAACCCCATGACCTAAGGAGCACATTCATGGCTCACCCACTTCTCAAGGACAGTCCGGGCATGAAAAAGTTGCTTCTCGGCAATGAAGCCATTGTCAGAGGCGCAATTGAAGCCGGTATTCAGGTTGTTACCTGTTATCCCGGCACCCCCTCCTCCGAAGTTCCGGACACTTTCTTCCGCCTTTCACCTGAAGGCGACTTCACTTTCGAATACTCGGTTAATGAAAAGGTCGCACTGGAAGTTGGTGGCGGAGCCACACTTGCCGGAGCAATGACCCTGACCACCATGAAGCATGTCGGCGTAAACGTTGCTGCCGACCCGCTCATGACTCTGGCCTACACCGGCACACCCGGCGGCATGGTTCTGCTTTCCGCAGACGACCCCGGATGCCACTCCAGCCAGAACGAACAGGACAACCGCTACTACGCACGCCTTGCTGGCATGCCTTGCCTTGAGCCATCTACCGCTCAGGAAGCAAAGGATATGACCCGCGATGCGCTGAACATGTCCCGCGAAATGTCCGCTCCGTTCCTGCTGCGCACAACCACTCGCGTCAACCACCTTCGTGGACCGGTTGAGTACGGCGAAGTTGCCAAGCTGGCACCTGCTGAAGGATTCAAAAAGAATCCGGCACAGTACGTGCCCATTCCGGCTTTTGCCCGCAGAATGCACGTAGACCTCCTCGAAAAACTCGAGAAGCTGCGTGAAATGGCGGAGACCTCCAGATACAACAAAGTTTCCGGCAACGGAAAAATCGGTATCGTAGCTTCCGGTATCTGTAGAGCTTATCTTGCAGATGCACTGGCTGATACCGGCCTTGCCGACAAATTTAAAATCCTTGAGCTGGGCTTCACTTATCCGCTGCCCACCAACATGCTCACCGACTTTATCTCCTCCGTGGAAAAAATTGTCGTTCTGGAAGAACTGGAGCCTTTCCTTGAAAATGAAATCAGGGTTCTGGCCCAGAAAAACTCCATTGCAGTTGAGGTTATCGGCAAAGAGAACGCCCTGCTGCCGCTGAACGACGAATACTCCACCCTGAACATCACCGCGATTATCCGCGAAGTTCTAGGAATGGAAGCTGAGAAGCTCGAGAACTGCACAGCCGAGGAAGGACTGCCCATGCGTCCGCCGAACCTTTGTGCCGGTTGTTCTCACCGCGCAGCATTCTATGCAGTTAAGAAAGTATTCGGACCCGATGCAGTCTGTTCGTCAGATATCGGCTGTTATACTCTGGGAATTCTGCCTCCGCTTAATGCGGCTGATTTCCTGCTTTGCATGGGATCATCCATTTCAGCAGGCTCCGGAGCATCCAAAGCTGCGGGCCAGACTGTAATTGGCTTTATCGGCGACTCCACTTTCTATCATTCCGGCATAACCGGACTGATCAATGCTGTATTCAACCAGCACGACATTCTGCTGGTGATCCTTGATAACTCCACAACAGCCATGACCGGGCACCAGCCCAACCCCGGTGTTGAAACCACTATGTTAGGTTCCAACCCGGCCCAAATTGACATGGAAGCTATCGTCAAGGGCTGTGGCGTAAACGAAGTCCGTACTGTAAGCCCTCTTAACCAGAAGGCTATTACCAAGGACCTTGAAGAACTCAAGGAAATGAGTGGTGTCCGCGTTCTTATTGCCAAGGACCCCTGCCCGCTTTTCGCTCGCCGTGTACTGCGCAAAAAGCCCGGCCGCACCGCTTACGTTGAGAACCAGAGTGACGATGTCCTTCGTGTAATGGAAGAGCTTGCTTGTCCTGCATTTGAAAAGACTGCGGAAGGCGTTGAAATTAACGAAATTCTTTGTTCCGGCTGTATGCTCTGCTTGCAGCTGACTAAAGATATTAAAGCCCGGAAAAGGAGCAGCTAATGGATACTAGGTTGCGTATATTCATGACCGGGGTCG
Coding sequences:
- a CDS encoding HlyC/CorC family transporter, whose product is MLELILSVSVATLISAYCSVSEAVFYSFPWSRIETLRKEGHKSGAILHKLRSNVDRPITAILTLNTIAHTAGAAFAGAAWATVYGAETLPWFTLGFTIIILILSEILPKTIGIVYCEPLGRVLARPMEILIWIFLPVIWICGIFSRLVHRKGDGPQATEDDIRAMVSLTRRSGAIKPYEALSIANILSLDDKIVEQIMTPRTVVFSLPAEMTVAEAHVKYSAWPHSRIPVYEGDDPEDIVGVIYRRSVFEALADDHDDVKLSELMNPVRFALENITLDKLLVKFLESRMHLFVVLDEYGGMSGVVTLEDVMEEILGSEIVDETDQVVDMRELARRRRKELVVSKEDASADVSK
- a CDS encoding glycosyltransferase family 9 protein; the encoded protein is MRAMPNTNHKVIFRLSALGDVVLTTGPIEYWAKKYNCTFTVITKISSSPVLESNPHITNVICLDKKDLGDLAWIKKAGEIATEYEGCELIDLHSTLRSRILGARWKGKVSRYNKFSLERRIFKATRSAKLDDKLSQLRVTQRYASALEESIPTASELLPRIYLTEDEKSIARTLIEEHDLGKDFIALHPYATHPDKAWPAENWHTLINLLNESGIKWTIIGRDDNVFEPQGPGCNFTSQLRLRETCALLEKSALLITGDSGPMHLAASVDTPVIAMFGPTSKAWGFYPAGPRDVVLESEMDCRPCSLHGKSNCKKDRECLRKIKPEDVLEKILDLMR
- the nadD gene encoding nicotinate (nicotinamide) nucleotide adenylyltransferase — encoded protein: MKIGLFGGSFNPVHSTHIDVAQGVRKRLGLDKILLVPAGNPYHKGQSEMLPATLRYELVEKAVEGCTGLESSDIDISADGPTYTIDSLREAARRYPDAELYFIMGQDSLEAFTTWKDWQQIPELANIVAVSRAVADHGSMEQKLKSIFPDAEQAEHNIWKLKDGKSIYIIGDFDFVISSTLVREEWKKGLDVSGLVPKAVAECMAERAVEISKYWK
- a CDS encoding glutamate-5-semialdehyde dehydrogenase is translated as MSHFEAMKAVAVKAKEASRKIACADGAARNAAIVELAGLLEQEKEFIFAENKKDLDAAKERGLDQARLQRLEITPAVLEYMIQGCNEVAGQADPVGEIEKMERRPNGIMVGKMRIPLGVIMMIFESRPNVTVDAAVLCLKAGNSVILRGGSEAIHSNLALASLLQKALGKADLPAEAVQVVEVTDREAVSELLKLDEYIDVVIPRGGEGLIRAVVSQATMPVLKHYKGVCHIYVDRDCEIPEAMDIIMNSKTQKPAACNSLECLLVHEDIAKEILPSLGTLLGGYGVTVKGCPRAMPLLGVKAIAADFDDWGMEYLDLILCVKVVSNQDEAQDHIARYGSNHSEVILTKDHARAMRFIREVDASMVGVNASTRFNDGGQLGLGAEIGISTSKLHSYGPMGATELTSTKFVLLGNWDVRN
- the iorA gene encoding indolepyruvate ferredoxin oxidoreductase subunit alpha, with the translated sequence MAHPLLKDSPGMKKLLLGNEAIVRGAIEAGIQVVTCYPGTPSSEVPDTFFRLSPEGDFTFEYSVNEKVALEVGGGATLAGAMTLTTMKHVGVNVAADPLMTLAYTGTPGGMVLLSADDPGCHSSQNEQDNRYYARLAGMPCLEPSTAQEAKDMTRDALNMSREMSAPFLLRTTTRVNHLRGPVEYGEVAKLAPAEGFKKNPAQYVPIPAFARRMHVDLLEKLEKLREMAETSRYNKVSGNGKIGIVASGICRAYLADALADTGLADKFKILELGFTYPLPTNMLTDFISSVEKIVVLEELEPFLENEIRVLAQKNSIAVEVIGKENALLPLNDEYSTLNITAIIREVLGMEAEKLENCTAEEGLPMRPPNLCAGCSHRAAFYAVKKVFGPDAVCSSDIGCYTLGILPPLNAADFLLCMGSSISAGSGASKAAGQTVIGFIGDSTFYHSGITGLINAVFNQHDILLVILDNSTTAMTGHQPNPGVETTMLGSNPAQIDMEAIVKGCGVNEVRTVSPLNQKAITKDLEELKEMSGVRVLIAKDPCPLFARRVLRKKPGRTAYVENQSDDVLRVMEELACPAFEKTAEGVEINEILCSGCMLCLQLTKDIKARKRSS